A window of Halomonas sp. H10-9-1 contains these coding sequences:
- a CDS encoding monovalent cation/H+ antiporter subunit A has product MTLMWIALLPLAGVLVPMVTADRGRRACSLATAVLPALALLLMLAQLPALSAGEALRFSTAWIPSLGLDLAFRLDGLSLLFNLLILGIGLLILLYAHYYLSPEEPFGRFYAYLILFMASMVGIVMADNLILLWLYWELTSLSSFLLIGFWSHRSDARKGARMALTVTGAGGLALLAGLLLLGDMVGSYAMDDVLAGGEAILADPRYPIMLVLVLLGAFTKSAQFPFQFWLPHAMAAPTPVSAYLHSATMVKAGIFLMARLHPAIAGSDLWSAVVSLVGMATMLYGAWFALVKTDLKGILAFSTVSHLGLITVLLGIGSPMAVLAALFHILNHATFKAALFMSAGIIDHETGTRELGRLGGLRKAMPVTALLTSVAGAAMAGVPLLNGFISKEMFFTETLETPALAGLSWVLPVLATLGGILSVAYSLRLVHAVFFKPAKEGPPKAPHEPPWLMRAPVELLVALCVIVGLAPVLAEGLLGLAVEAVLGEPLAFHLAIWHGLNLPLAMSAIAIVAGAAAYWRHADLRHFHRGFGPVDARLVFEAALQCLGRWSERGLGRFDGGSLQRYMTWLLFASLLMGGLGLARMSGLTGSQGNQPIDGVVLLGAALLVFGGIATAVTHRFRLISLIMLSVVGLVVSLTFARFSAPDLALTQLSVEVVTMILLMLALFFLPQKTPTESSNRRNLRDVVLAGSLGLVVASLNYAVLTRDNASISGFFLENSVPGGGGHNVVNVILVDFRGFDTLGEITVLALAGLAIFKLLNRLRVFMPHSDGEGRVWSPDRYPAILTSISMALLPLALLVSAFIFLRGHNEPGGGFIAGLVTAVALILLYMARGVEWAQRRLNFPYQPVAVAGVGIATLTGLGSWLFGYPFLTSSFGYFSLPLVGKFELATAMLFDLGVYLAVVGATLMILANLGKVTTPHRPAKAPATEAASPSDTPKESS; this is encoded by the coding sequence ATGACACTGATGTGGATAGCCCTGCTGCCGCTGGCGGGCGTGCTGGTGCCGATGGTCACCGCCGACCGCGGACGACGCGCCTGCTCGCTGGCCACCGCTGTACTACCGGCCCTGGCCCTGCTGCTGATGCTGGCCCAACTGCCGGCCCTCTCCGCCGGTGAGGCGCTGCGCTTCTCTACAGCCTGGATACCCAGCCTGGGGCTCGACCTGGCCTTCCGCCTGGATGGCCTGTCGCTGCTCTTCAACCTGCTGATCCTGGGCATCGGCCTGCTGATCCTGCTCTATGCACACTATTATCTCTCGCCGGAGGAACCCTTCGGGCGCTTCTACGCCTACCTGATCCTGTTCATGGCCTCCATGGTCGGTATCGTGATGGCCGATAACCTGATCCTGCTGTGGCTCTACTGGGAGCTGACCAGCCTCTCCTCCTTCCTGCTGATCGGCTTCTGGTCCCACCGCAGCGATGCCCGCAAGGGCGCCCGCATGGCGCTCACCGTGACCGGCGCCGGCGGCCTGGCACTGCTCGCCGGCCTGCTGCTGCTGGGCGACATGGTGGGCAGCTACGCCATGGACGACGTTCTGGCCGGCGGCGAGGCGATCCTCGCCGACCCGCGCTACCCGATCATGCTGGTGCTGGTGCTGCTGGGGGCCTTCACCAAGTCGGCCCAGTTCCCCTTCCAGTTCTGGTTGCCCCATGCCATGGCGGCGCCGACGCCGGTCTCGGCCTATCTGCACTCGGCGACCATGGTCAAGGCAGGCATCTTCCTGATGGCACGCCTGCACCCGGCCATCGCCGGCAGCGACCTGTGGTCGGCGGTGGTCTCCCTGGTGGGCATGGCCACCATGCTCTACGGCGCCTGGTTCGCCCTGGTCAAGACAGACCTCAAGGGCATCCTGGCCTTCTCCACGGTCAGCCACCTGGGGCTGATCACGGTACTGCTGGGCATCGGCAGCCCGATGGCGGTCCTCGCGGCGCTGTTCCATATACTCAACCATGCCACCTTCAAGGCGGCGCTGTTCATGAGCGCCGGGATCATCGACCACGAGACCGGCACCCGCGAGCTCGGCCGCCTGGGCGGCCTGAGGAAGGCCATGCCGGTCACCGCGCTGCTGACCAGCGTGGCGGGGGCGGCCATGGCCGGGGTGCCGCTGCTCAACGGCTTCATCTCCAAGGAGATGTTCTTCACCGAGACCCTGGAGACGCCGGCGCTGGCCGGCCTCAGCTGGGTGCTGCCGGTACTCGCCACCCTGGGCGGCATCCTCTCGGTGGCCTATTCGCTGCGCCTGGTCCACGCGGTCTTCTTCAAGCCCGCCAAGGAAGGGCCGCCGAAGGCGCCCCACGAGCCGCCGTGGCTGATGCGAGCACCGGTGGAGCTACTGGTAGCGCTCTGCGTGATCGTGGGCCTGGCACCGGTGCTCGCCGAGGGGCTGCTGGGGCTGGCCGTGGAGGCGGTACTGGGCGAACCCCTGGCGTTCCACCTGGCCATCTGGCACGGCCTGAACCTGCCACTGGCGATGAGCGCCATCGCCATCGTCGCCGGGGCTGCCGCCTACTGGCGACACGCCGACCTGCGCCACTTCCATCGCGGCTTCGGCCCGGTGGATGCCCGCCTGGTGTTCGAAGCGGCGCTGCAGTGCCTGGGCCGCTGGTCCGAGCGTGGCCTGGGCCGCTTCGACGGTGGCTCCCTGCAGCGCTACATGACCTGGCTGCTGTTCGCCTCGCTGCTGATGGGCGGGCTGGGCCTGGCGCGCATGAGCGGGCTGACCGGCTCCCAGGGCAACCAGCCCATCGACGGCGTGGTGCTGCTGGGCGCCGCCCTGCTGGTGTTCGGCGGTATCGCCACCGCGGTCACCCACCGCTTCCGCCTGATCTCGCTGATCATGCTCTCGGTGGTGGGCCTGGTGGTCTCGCTGACCTTCGCCCGCTTCTCGGCCCCGGACCTGGCGCTCACCCAGCTGTCGGTCGAGGTGGTGACCATGATCCTGCTGATGCTGGCGCTGTTCTTCCTGCCCCAGAAGACACCCACCGAGTCCTCCAACCGTCGCAACCTGCGCGATGTGGTACTCGCCGGTAGCCTGGGACTGGTGGTGGCGAGCCTCAACTACGCGGTGCTGACCCGCGACAACGCCTCCATCTCGGGCTTCTTCCTGGAGAACAGCGTGCCCGGCGGCGGCGGCCACAACGTGGTCAACGTCATCCTGGTGGACTTCCGCGGCTTCGATACCCTGGGCGAGATCACCGTGCTGGCGCTGGCCGGCCTGGCGATCTTCAAGCTGCTCAATCGCCTGCGGGTGTTCATGCCCCACAGCGACGGCGAGGGGCGCGTCTGGTCGCCGGACCGCTACCCGGCGATCCTCACCTCCATCTCCATGGCCCTGCTGCCGCTGGCACTGCTGGTCTCGGCCTTCATCTTCCTGCGCGGCCACAACGAGCCGGGCGGCGGCTTCATCGCCGGCCTGGTCACCGCGGTGGCGCTGATCCTGCTCTACATGGCCCGCGGCGTGGAGTGGGCCCAGCGGCGCCTGAACTTCCCCTACCAGCCGGTGGCGGTGGCCGGTGTCGGCATCGCCACCCTCACGGGGCTGGGCAGCTGGCTGTTCGGCTACCCCTTCCTGACCTCCTCGTTCGGCTACTTCTCGCTGCCACTGGTGGGCAAGTTCGAGCTGGCCACCGCCATGCTCTTCGACCTCGGCGTCTACCTCGCCGTGGTGGGCGCCACCCTGATGATCCTGGCCAACCTGGGCAAGGTCACCACCCCCCACCGCCCGGCCAAGGCGCCCGCCACCGAGGCCGCATCGCCCTCTGACACTCCCAAGGAGTCCTCCTGA